The Coregonus clupeaformis isolate EN_2021a chromosome 3, ASM2061545v1, whole genome shotgun sequence genome includes a region encoding these proteins:
- the si:dkey-6i22.5 gene encoding polyamine-modulated factor 1 encodes MEETTQEEICHKGAKSSEDNVEDQSNNATGDVSSQSSGRGNDSHRSDGAEPRRNRLLLFNKVMEKSLQKFISDASFHRFAHTFHPFYKKNPQVTENIHKQFIEDLQRTIQDDINKLIEEGELQCKLDELNKLEEAAKNSQDTAWRPSGVPEQDLCSFVMPYYLKQEAYLRRELKKILEENAVLAQRVQAGREGITQTEQRIATAVDEWKAPAQTSVGEFQALSSSLYPPATFDV; translated from the exons ATGGAGGAAACAACTCAGGAGGAAATTTGCCACAAAGGTGCTAAAAGTTCAGAAGATAACGTAGAGGATCAGTCTAATAATGCAACAGGAGATGTTTCGTCTCAGTCGTCGGGTCGTGGAAATGATTCTCACCGGTCAGATGGAGCCGAACCCCGGAGGAACAGGCTACTGCTGTTTAACAAAGTAATGGAGAAGAGCCTACAGAAGTTTATATCCGATGCAAG TTTTCACAGATTTGCCCACACGTTCCATCCGTTCTACAAGAAGAACCCACAGGTGACAGAGAACATCCACAAGCAGTTCATAGAAGACCTACAGAGGACTATACAG GATGACATTAATAAACTGATCGAAGAGGGGGAGCTACAGTGCAAACTGGATGAGCTGAACAAGCTAGAAGAAGCTGCTAAGAACAGCCAAGACACTGCATG GCGTCCCAGTGGAGTGCCTGAGCAGGACCTGTGTAGTTTTGTGATGCCATACTACCTGAAGCAGGAGGCGTACCTGCGGAGGGAGCTGAAGAAGATTCTGGAGGAGAACGCTGTGCTGGCTCAGAGGGTGCAGGCGGGCAGGGAGGGCATCACTCAGACCGAACAGCGCATTGCAACAGCTGTGGACGAGTGGAAG GCACCTGCACAGACATCTGTTGGCGAGTTCCAagcgctctcttcctccctctacccccctgcGACCTTTGATgtttga
- the med19a gene encoding mediator of RNA polymerase II transcription subunit 19-A: MTEMFSTLYGQNEAQGPPGSSSLGFGPGKPLPPNQVTMAAQMPPQHGDEGPALRKPGAMNEPFYLLRELPVGNELTGNTNLITHYNLEHAYNKFCGKKVKEKLSNFLPELPGMIDCPGTQDGSSLRSLIEKPPVCGNSFSPLTGASLTGFRLHTGPLPEQYRLMHIQPPKKKSKNKHKHHRPQDPIPQETPSDSDPKKKKKKRDDDPDRKKKKKDKKKKKNRHSPDHPGLAGSQPNSNSLR, translated from the exons ATGACGGAAATGTTTTCAACTCTGTATGGTCAAAATGAAGCTCAGGGACCTCCCGGATCATCGTCTCTGGGATTCGGACCGGGAAAGCCTCTGCCGCCAAACCAAGTCACGATGGCGGCTCAGATGCCACCTCAGCACGGGGATGAGGGGCCTGCTCTACGGAAGCCGGGAGCCATGAACGAACCTTTTTATTTACTGCGAGAACTACCAG TGGGCAATGAGCTGACGGGCAACACCAACCTCATCACCCATTACAACCTGGAACACGCCTACAACAAGTTCTGTGGCAAGAAGGTCAAGGAGAAGCTCAGCAACTTCCTGCCAGAGTTACCAG GTATGATAGACTGTCCTGGTACCCAGGATGGCAGTTCGTTGCGCTCTCTGATAGAGAAGCCTCCAGTGTGTGGCAACTCCTTCAGCCCTCTGACCGGAGCCAGCCTCACCGGCTTCAGACTGCACACCGGACct CTACCAGAGCAGTACAGACTGATGCACATCCAGCCCCCAAAGAAGAAGAGCAAAAACAAGCACAAACACCACCGACCACAGGATCCCATAccgcaag AAACCCCCTCAGACTCTGaccccaagaagaagaagaaaaagagggATGACGACCCCGACCGCAAGAAGAAAAAGAAGGACAAGAAAAAGAAGAAG AACCGCCACAGTCCGGACCACCCTGGCTTGGCTGGCTCTCAGCCCAACAGCAACAGCCTCCGATAG